A region of Salinibacter sp. 10B DNA encodes the following proteins:
- a CDS encoding GIY-YIG nuclease family protein: protein MQNVPGTYALLLRASTARTITVGALGDLQVSPGSYVYVGSAFGPGGLRARTARHARGDGALHWHIDYLRSVTTLVAIWYTHDETRRECQWASLLHTSSLMPIPMANFGASDCSCSAHLAAFESPPSFADFCTQARHKAPDHAPIHRTSPSTILEG, encoded by the coding sequence ATGCAGAACGTCCCCGGCACGTATGCTCTCCTCCTACGCGCCTCTACCGCACGTACAATTACCGTAGGGGCCCTGGGAGACCTGCAGGTATCGCCCGGTTCGTACGTATACGTCGGGAGCGCCTTCGGTCCGGGGGGACTTCGAGCGCGCACTGCACGGCACGCCCGCGGCGACGGCGCCCTCCACTGGCACATCGACTACCTCAGGTCCGTGACCACGCTGGTGGCCATCTGGTACACGCACGATGAGACGCGACGCGAGTGCCAATGGGCCTCCCTCCTGCACACCTCCTCACTCATGCCCATTCCCATGGCAAACTTCGGGGCGTCCGATTGTAGCTGTTCTGCCCATCTCGCCGCCTTCGAGTCGCCCCCCTCCTTTGCGGATTTCTGCACACAGGCAAGGCATAAAGCGCCTGACCACGCCCCAATCCATCGCACCAGCCCCTCAACGATTCTAGAGGGATAA